A section of the Streptomyces sp. CG1 genome encodes:
- a CDS encoding HAD family hydrolase has translation MARLHLFDLDGTLLHGSTAPVEISRQVGVEAETVALDRAIAEGRIGPREYAAQVYDLWSDLTEAHVSAAFEAAPWLARIREVWAEIRNAGEYCAVVSLSPSFFVERLLDWGAHAAHGSRFPAVPFTEPVDPSGVLSAAAKVTIADRLCEEFGVARADCVAYGDSSSDKDLFAAVPVSVAVNADTHLAGLATHSYMGRDLWDAYELVRSAR, from the coding sequence ATGGCGAGACTTCATCTCTTCGACCTCGACGGCACGTTGCTCCACGGCAGTACGGCACCGGTGGAGATCTCTCGCCAGGTGGGGGTGGAAGCGGAGACCGTGGCACTGGACCGGGCGATCGCGGAGGGACGGATCGGTCCGCGGGAGTACGCGGCGCAGGTGTACGACCTGTGGTCCGATCTGACGGAGGCGCATGTGAGCGCCGCATTCGAGGCAGCTCCCTGGCTGGCCCGCATTCGTGAGGTCTGGGCAGAGATCAGAAACGCGGGCGAATACTGCGCCGTGGTGTCGCTCTCGCCGTCCTTCTTCGTGGAGCGTCTTCTCGACTGGGGTGCGCACGCGGCGCACGGATCCCGCTTCCCGGCCGTGCCGTTCACCGAGCCCGTCGATCCGTCGGGGGTGCTCAGTGCCGCGGCCAAGGTGACCATAGCGGACCGGCTCTGCGAGGAGTTCGGAGTGGCGCGGGCGGACTGCGTGGCGTACGGCGACTCGTCGTCGGACAAGGACCTGTTCGCTGCCGTACCGGTCTCCGTGGCAGTCAATGCGGACACCCATCTGGCCGGGCTCGCGACGCACTCCTACATGGGACGAGATCTGTG